AAAATCACCCGTGGGGTTATAGCCCTGGCCGGTCAGGTGGAAGAGCTTGCCGTCGGACCATCCCTGGACCACGGTCATCTCGTTCTGGGTGAGTGTCCCCGTCTTATCCGTACAGATGACGGTGGCGCACCCCAGGGTCTCGACCGCGGGGAGCTTTCTGATCAACGCATTGCGTCGGATCATCCTCTGCATGCCGATGGCAAGGCATATGGTGACGACCGCGGGAAGCCCCTCGGGCACGGCGGCGATGGCCAGGCTCACGGCAGCCATGAAGAGCTCGACGATCGTTTCCTTCTCCGCCATGAGATAGGCCATGAAGCCTTTATTGAAAATGTCGGACAAGGTGGTGGAGCGCACCAGGCCGTAGGCGAAGATGAAGCCGCAGATGACGAGGCAGGCGATGCCGAGCCACCTGGCGAGTTCATTGAGCTTAACCTGTAAGGGGGTAGCCTGTTCCTCATAGGACTGGAGCATCTCGGCGATTCTTCCGATCTCCGTACTCATGCCCGTGCCCGTGACGACGCCTTTGCCTCTTCCGTAGGAGATGAGGGTACTCATGAAGGCGGAGTTGGTCCTGTCGCCTAAGGGGACATCCTCGCCGAGGAGCGCCGTTGCCTCCTTCTCTGCCGGCACCGACTCTCCGGTTAAAGAGGCCTCTTCCACCTTGAGGTTCACCGTCTCCACGAGGCGCATGTCGGCAGGCACGTAGTTGCCCGCTTCGAGCATCACCACATCGCCCGGGACGAGCTCTGCCGAAGGGACCGATACCTGGCGGCCGTCCCGGATGACCTGGGCGTTGGGGGCCGACATCTTCTTGAGGGCGGCCAATGCCTCCTCTGCCTTCGACTCCTGGACCACGCCCACTACCGCATTCAGAACCACGATGACGAGGATGGCGACCGCGTCGATCCACTCTCCCAACGCGAGGGAGACGGCCGCGGCGATGATGAGGATGATGACGAGAAAATTGGCGAACTGCCGCATGAGGAGGGCGAAGAAGCTCGGCTTCTCTTTCTCCTGGAGCTCGTTCTTGCCGTACGCGGCAGTACGGGCCTTGACCTCGGGATCGCTTAAACCCTTGTCGAGGTCGGTGTGGAACGCCTTCAAGACTTCTTCGACAGATTGTGCGTGACTCACGCCGTTACTCATGGATATCTCCTCCTGAAAAGAATTGTGGAGCAAAAAAAAAGACCTTTACCGAAGATTTCGGTAAAGGTCTTGCTGATCATACATTCTGACCGCGCCACCGATTCGGTTCAAACCGAATGGAATGACGATGCGCGCGTATCCAGCTACTCCCCTTTAGGGCCACTACATCTCTTACAAACTAGAGTGTAGCATTTCCGGGAAGAGATATCAAGCCGGGCTCCGTCAAATCCCTAACCGGCGGGGGTGGGCGCCGACCTTGCCCCTTTTCTTCCCTGACGCCGCCGGATACGGAAACCAGGGGAGGGCGTCGTCTCCCGGTCAAAGAAAGGAGCATTACTTCTGATCCCACCCATAGCTGCCCCGTACTTGCTTAGTATTGTAGGGTAGGATACTATTTTTTTCACGAAAGAATGCCTTAGATCACATACTTGAATAAAAAAACCATATAAATTATGGAGATATCAGGAGGTATATATGCCCCGTCCGAAACGTTCGGAGGCACGGAAACATGTTCTCTTCGTTGATGACGACGAGATCCTTATCGAGATGAATATAGGAAGGCTGGAGGGCATGGGTTACAAAGTGACGGCAACGACGGACAGCCTCCAGGCCCTTGCGCTTTTCCGCGCTCATCCCGGCAATTTCGACCTCGTCATCACCGACCACGTCATGCCCCGTATGACGGGAATCAAGCTCGCCGGGCGCCTCAAGGAGCTCCGGCCGGATGTTCCCATAATCCTGTTGACCGGTATCGATAACGAGACGGCGGTGGACGAGGCGCTTCGGGCAGGCATCAGCGCATGCGCTCCCAAGGTCCTTAGCGAAAAAGAGCTGGCCCACCTTGTGGAGGATGTTTTGCGGGAGCCGGTCAAGGGCGCGAGGGTTTAGGGGCGCGCGTAGGTAATCCCCGATCACTCACTCACAGCCCTTCGTCATATTCCGCCCCCCCTGCTCCTGAACTCAATTATTCTCCTTCCGAAAATCACTCTCTTTCCGGGAGCGCCTGATCCAATTATTGGGGCTTGCGTCGCCCCCTCGACGGGCAAAGCCCGCCGAGCCTCCCCTCGCTTAAGGCGCCTACTGTTGGTCTCGCTCGCGGTGCGAGCTGGGCAGAGACCAATAACACACCTGTTATTACTCTCTCTTCTTCCAATGGTTTAGATGCGTTTACCCTTCCCCATTCACGCATGAACGCTTCCACGCATTAACCGCTTTTCTATCTCCCCGATGCTGCTTGCTATAGATAGATAAGAATGGGGAAAATTATAGTCATGCAAAATGCAGCCGCCTCCTTCTTGACAGTCCCATTGGATTTGTTTAGTCTTCAACCAACTCTGACAATACCGCCCCCTTGCTTACGGGGGCCTGCCACGTGCGGACGGGAGGAAAATAGATGGGAAAAGGGAAGTTTTGGGGCCTGTTTTTCGCGCTGTCGTCATCACTTATCCTGGCTGCGACACCGGTCATCGCCGCCGAAAAAGTCTACATCAACGGGATCGATGCCAAATTCCCGCCTTTTGCCTATGTGGATAAAGCAGGCAAGCCGGACGGGTTCGATGTGAAGTCCCTGGACTGGATTGCGAAGGAGATGGGTTTTGAGGTGAAACACCAGCCCGTAGACTGGGAAGGGATCGTCCCGAGCCTTAAGTCGAGGAAGATCGATATAGTGGCTTCGGGCATGAGCATCACCGACGAACGGAAAAGGGAAGTCAGTTTCTCCATTCCCTACTGGAAAACCAGGCAAATCCTGATCGCCGGGAAAGAAGCAAGGGTGACGGTGGAGCAGGCCCTGTCCGACGGGAATAAGATCGGGGTGCAGCGCGGTACGGCAGAGGCGAACTGGATTAAGGTAAATCTTATCGGGAAGGCGGGCAAGAGATTGGAACTGGTTCAGTATGACTCCCCAATGCTCGCCATCGAAGACGTGATCAACGGCCGTATCACGGCCGCGGCGATGAACGACGCCCCGGCCCTCGACGCGGCCGGGACAAAACCCGTGAAGATTCTGGGTGAGTTCGGCATGACCGAAGAGATGTTCGGCTACGCCGTCCGCAAAGAAGATACGGAGTTACTGAAAAAGGTGAACGAAGGTCTCAGGAGACTTATGAAATCACCGTACTGGACCGAACTTAAGAAAATATATATCGAAAAGTAGTGAATTTTTCACTGCCGGACCTTTCATGTTCGCTTTTTCGCAGCACGGAAACCTGTAAGAAAGCCATCCCAATCTTGCGAGAATTGGGGATCACGGTGTCCGGGAGAGCATTATACCTCCGTCAACACCGTCAAAAATAAGACACCCGATCTAAGAAAATGAGAGACTTTATCTCACAAATGAGAATGCTTCATGGTGATGCAATTTTATAACCTATTAATAATATTGATGCTACGTGCCCGGGTCTTGTGTGGTACCATACTTGCACCGTCAGAGCCGGGGAGAAACTATGGGTAAATTCATATTGATTACATTTGCGGGTGCATGCTTCTTGCTGTCCACGTCAGTGTTTGTTTTTTCTAAAACAAAATCGGGAGATAACCCGAACCGGACGCAAAAAGAGCGTTCGGTTTCAGGTGAAAAAGTCAAAAGCATTGAAGGCTCGAAGAAGCAGAATCCGAGGCTCCGGCAGAAGGCAGTTCTGCGGAAAGGCCGTAAGGATAGCAGAAGAGCGAGAAACGGCCGCGCCGCGACTGCAGTTTTCGAGGCAGGGGAAGATGATGGCGAATTTATAGAATATACGGCCCAAAAAGGCGATACCGTCGAAAAAATCGCGATGAAATTCGACGTTGAAAAGGATGATATCCTCGAGTCAAACAGCAATCTGACTCAACGGTTGTCTCCCGGGAGGGTACTCCTCATTCCGAAGACAGGAGAGTCCGCAACGGGAGATGATATTGTGGATTTTCCGACCAGGGCCCTTAAGTCCTGGAAGAGTCGCGAAGAAAGATATATGCTCGTAAAAGTCGCCAGAAGCTTCATGGGCACCCCTTATCGCTATGGCGGCGAAAATGTGCGCGGCCTTGATTCCTCGGCATTTGTACAGAAAGTTTACGATATCTTCGATGTCCCCCTTCCGAGGTTCGCCCGGGACCAGTATAAGACGGGACCGAGGATCTCACGGGAAGAGTTGAGTGTGGGTGACCTGGTATTCTTCAAAACCAAAAGAAATGCAAAATATCCCACTCACGTGGGGATTTATATCGGTGACGGTAATTTCATCCACTCATTCCCGGGTTCTGCCGGCAATGGGGTAAAGATAGATTCCCTCCAGACCGATTTCTATGATAAGGCTTACATGGGCGCAACGAGAGTAAAGAAATCGGCGGATGAGGTTTCTTCCGACGCCCCCCTTAACCATAGCTCATGACCGATCACGTGTTATAACAGCCTCTAATGGGAAATGGTTCCGCCGACAAGATTATTTCGGAACATCCCTTCCCGCCTCCTCCTCCGGACATCCAATTGTCGGGGGCAACCCCGACGCGGTGGCGTTACCCCGACGGCCTCTTCGATTTAATTTTTAGTATTATTATCCTTATGTTTACGTGAGAAAGGGCGATAACTTCATACGGAGGATAGGCCTAAATGACGGTAATGGACAGATACCCTCAGTCTCTTAAATCGGCGCTTCAGGGAAGCCCCTATGACAATATCCTGGACAGCAATATGTTTTCCGCCTATATCCCCCGGGAGCTGAACATCGAACGGCCCGAGGACCCCCGCAGGGCAAGGGCGCTGAACATGGGTATGTACCGCCAGCCGGGCCACGTTCCTTCCACCCATATCAATCAGATCTTCAGCTACATGGGTTTCATCAAGCGCACCCATAACTGGACGTACCGGAAATACCTTCCCGCCTTATATAAGGAGCTGGGTGAATTCCTCAAGGTCATGGAAGATGTGGCCTATAACCTCGACATCGGGCTGTCTCAGGAAATCTATGAAGAGCAGAAGCGGGGTTTCGAGAGCTTCTCCCGCACCTACCATACACGGCAGGAGCATGACGTGGAATGGATCGACAATATATGGAAGCACCAGCTGCTCTACCTCGAGCAGATCGACATGCTCGTGGAAACCCTGAAGACCCGCGGCAGGGTCTTCGATTACAGTGCAGAGCCCCTCTATACGCACATTTTCGCCTTCTGCCGGGAATTCGCGGCCGGCGGCACTACAGGATCGGAGACGGTGATCGACATGGATTGCCGCTTTGTTGCCAATTGCTGCGCAAAGGCGTCCCGGGACCGGCACCCCATCGCGATCTGGTCCGGCGATGCCCACATCCTGATGATATTGCGGAATATCTATACCGTGCCGGAGCTCTTCAACGCCTTTCCCCAGGTCTATCTCCATTCCAGCTACGACCCCCGAAGCTTCGCGGAATTATTTCCTTAAAAGGAAAGCCTTTAATTTTATATCACTTCCATGTGACCCTCACGGGAGGCCGAGGAGCAGAGATGCTCAAGACGCCGCTTCACTGGATCATCGGGGCATCCCTTCAGGACTTCAACATCGGCACAACAGGCAATATGTTTCTACTTCAAAAGGCCCGCGAGAGCTTCACCAAGGATTGCTTTCTCTACCGGCTTTGTCAAGGTGATCCGTACGCCGCTCTCCCGGGCCTCATCAACTGAAATCATATCACCATGGCCGGTCAATAATATTACCGGTATATCGTCTTTTATCCTGAGGAGCTGTCTGGTCAGTTGAGTTCCCTTTAAGACCGGCATCATCTCATCCACAATAACTGCGTCGAATCGTTCCGGGGTGTTCAAGAACAATTTGAGAGCATTCTCCGGCCTATCGCACACGACCGACGCATAACCCAAGCGACGGAGCATCTCACCAAGCATCCTAGCGATGTCCTCTTCATCATCGACAACCATGACCCTACGTCTTACACGTTCGTTTTGCATTTTAAACAATAAGGCCCTTTTATCATTCTCGCAACCCCTACATATCACAATATTCTGCACCATTTCCGAGTCAGAGTATGTGTATCAGCAACTCAATTATTGAAATTATATAGAAAGCCCTTTGTCTGTCATAGCGGCTTCAAAGCGGAAAAATGGGCGCGACCATAAATCATCACTTCGTACTGACGAGGTAGATGTTGTTGCCCCTGGGTTCTGTTCGTTGTAACTATTCAGAAAGGGGGAACAGAATAGAGCATATGAACTGTCGAAATTGGAAAGGGTGGCGGGAGAGATGCTGAATTCAAAGCTATGAGCCTCGACGCAATATCTCTCCCACGCCGCAATACCGGAATTCAAGGCATTTACGCTTTTTATTGCCCGCTGACTTCGTCAAGCGCTTTTGCAACTTCGAGTCCCGAGACTTTGCCGCCCGGGCGGAACGTGGTGCCCGGTGATACCCTTATAACCCTTCCGGATTTAGTGGTTATATCCGAATTCTTGATACATACCCATGAGCCATCCGGGTTTTTCTGGAACTCTTTGATTTCAACTTTGGCAATTTCCTCCATTTTTATTCCTCCCTTCTCGTATAAATTAAATTTATATTAAATAATCACTGCCGGACCCCCGATGTCAATAGTTTGATACCACTATGTTTCTCACGCCGCCACCTTCCGGGCGCAGAATCTCTTCACCCACGGCGGGGGGGCAGATTGCCCGGCCGTTACGGCGCCTCTCCCGGCTATAGCAGAATACCGGGGGGAGCGAGGGGCGCAACAGCCAAGTTTGACCAAAGGAGATTTTTACGGGAATAAAGTTTATGGTATAATGGAACATTGACAGGCTGATCGCCATTAGCCCGACACACATCTGTGCCTGAACATTCGGGCGTAAACATCCCGGGATAGATATTCTTTATTGGAGGTTTAATGCCGGAAAGTAAGTCGGGCTCAAGAGATAACACTACACTTCGGGAGAAGGCCGAGAAACTCCTCTCTCTGCGGCCGGCAAAAGGGCTGCCTCCGGACCCCACCACGCTTACCCACGAGCTTGAAGTCTACCGG
Above is a genomic segment from Syntrophorhabdaceae bacterium containing:
- a CDS encoding response regulator, which produces MPRPKRSEARKHVLFVDDDEILIEMNIGRLEGMGYKVTATTDSLQALALFRAHPGNFDLVITDHVMPRMTGIKLAGRLKELRPDVPIILLTGIDNETAVDEALRAGISACAPKVLSEKELAHLVEDVLREPVKGARV
- a CDS encoding ABC transporter substrate-binding protein; translated protein: MGKGKFWGLFFALSSSLILAATPVIAAEKVYINGIDAKFPPFAYVDKAGKPDGFDVKSLDWIAKEMGFEVKHQPVDWEGIVPSLKSRKIDIVASGMSITDERKREVSFSIPYWKTRQILIAGKEARVTVEQALSDGNKIGVQRGTAEANWIKVNLIGKAGKRLELVQYDSPMLAIEDVINGRITAAAMNDAPALDAAGTKPVKILGEFGMTEEMFGYAVRKEDTELLKKVNEGLRRLMKSPYWTELKKIYIEK
- a CDS encoding peptidoglycan endopeptidase, with product MGKFILITFAGACFLLSTSVFVFSKTKSGDNPNRTQKERSVSGEKVKSIEGSKKQNPRLRQKAVLRKGRKDSRRARNGRAATAVFEAGEDDGEFIEYTAQKGDTVEKIAMKFDVEKDDILESNSNLTQRLSPGRVLLIPKTGESATGDDIVDFPTRALKSWKSREERYMLVKVARSFMGTPYRYGGENVRGLDSSAFVQKVYDIFDVPLPRFARDQYKTGPRISREELSVGDLVFFKTKRNAKYPTHVGIYIGDGNFIHSFPGSAGNGVKIDSLQTDFYDKAYMGATRVKKSADEVSSDAPLNHSS
- a CDS encoding response regulator, with translation MVVDDEEDIARMLGEMLRRLGYASVVCDRPENALKLFLNTPERFDAVIVDEMMPVLKGTQLTRQLLRIKDDIPVILLTGHGDMISVDEARESGVRITLTKPVEKAILGEALAGLLK